One window of Triticum dicoccoides isolate Atlit2015 ecotype Zavitan chromosome 5A, WEW_v2.0, whole genome shotgun sequence genomic DNA carries:
- the LOC119300762 gene encoding aldehyde dehydrogenase family 3 member H1-like, with protein MVESRAAAVQELRERFAAGQTRPAEWRAAQLRGVLRMATEMEAEICDALHADLGKPKTEAHVHELSLIKSSCLFALKNLKKWMKPQKVPAKLMSFPSTARITPEPLGLVLVISAWNYPLLLSLDPVIGAIAAGNAVALKPSEGAPAMSSLLAELLPRFVDGTCIKVIEGGVKETTALLNHKWDKIFYTGNSRVGRVVMAAAAKHLTPVVLELGGKCPVVVDSNVDLHIAAKRIAAGKWGCNNGQACIAPDFIITTQAFAPKLLESLKKVLEKFYGKDPLLSADLSRVVNASHFGRLKGLMDEEMVSDKIVFGGHRDEQQLKIAPTIFLDVPLDSAIMKEEIFGPLLPIITVDKIHESFGLINSMAKPLAAYLFTRDSELQNQFEGAISAGGMLFNDTSIHLTNPYLPFGGVGESGTGSYHGKFSFDAFSHRKAVMNRGFAGEARARYPPYSAPRLKILKGVLEGKLGDMIQAILGFPRGK; from the exons ATGGTGGAGTCCCGGGCGGCGGCTGTGCAGGAGCTCCGGGAGAGGTTCGCGGCGGGGCAGACGAGGCCGGCGGAGTGGCGGGCGGCGCAGCTGCGAGGGGTTCTGCGGATGGccacggagatggaggcggagaTATGCGACGCCCTCCACGCCGACCTCGGCAAGCCCAAGACCGAAGCACACGTCCACGAG CTATCTCTGATCAAGTCGTCGTGCTTGTTTGCCTTGAAGAATCTCAAGAAATGGATGAAACCCCAGAAG GTTCCTGCAAAGCTCATGAGTTTCCCCTCGACGGCGAGGATTACGCCAGAGCCCCTCGGCCTCGTGCTCGTCATCTCCGCCTGGAACTACCCTCTCT TGCTGTCCCTGGACCCGGTCATCGGTGCGATCGCCGCCGGCAACGCCGTTGCGCTGAAGCCGTCTGAGGGGGCACCAGCCATGTCGTCGCTGCTGGCTGAGCTGCTGCCGCGGTTCGTCGACGGCACCTGCATCAAGGTCATCGAGGGCGGCGTCAAGGAGACCACCGCGCTCCTAAACCACAAGTGGGACAAAATCTTCTACACAG GCAACAGTAGAGTCGGACGCGTCGTGATGGCCGCAGCGGCGAAGCATCTGACGCCGGTCGTCTTGGAGCTCGGCGGCAAATGCCCGGTGGTTGTCGATTCAAACGTCGATCTCCAC ATTGCTGCCAAGAGGATCGCTGCTGGCAAGTGGGGTTGCAACAATGGCCAGGCCTGCATTGCTCCTGATTTCATCATAACCACACAGGCTTTTGCCCCAAAGCTG CTCGAGTCTTTAAAGAAAGTTTTGGAGAAGTTCTACGGGAAGGATCCACTGCTATCAGCGGACTTGTCCCGCGTCGTGAATGCCAGCCATTTTGGCAGGCTCAAGGGCTTGATGGACGAAGAGATGGTCTCCGACAAGATCGTGTTCGGCGGTCACAGGGATGAACAGCAGCT GAAGATCGCCCCTACAATATTCCTAGATGTCCCTCTCGATTCCGCCATCATGAAGGAGGAAATATTCGGGCCCTTGCTTCCGATCATCACG GTTGACAAGATCCATGAAAGCTTTGGTCTCATCAACTCAATGGCTAAGCCACTTGCAGCTTACCTCTTCACCAGGGACAGTGAGCTCCAGAACCAGTTCGAGGGGGCCATTTCTGCAGGAGGAATGCTCTTCAATGACACCAGCATACAT CTCACAAACCCATACCTGCCATTTGGAGGAGTTGGGGAGAGCGGCACAGGCTCCTACCATGGGAAGTTCAGCTTTGATGCTTTCAGCCACAGGAAGGCAGTCATGAACCGAGGCTTCGCCGGGGAGGCCAGGGCTAGGTACCCGCCCTACTCGGCACCAAGGCTCAAGATCCTCAAAGGAGTGCTTGAAGGCAAGCTGGGAGACATGATTCAGGCTATCCTGGGGTTCCCAAGAGGGAAATGA
- the LOC119300763 gene encoding probable L-ascorbate peroxidase 6, chloroplastic/mitochondrial isoform X2 — protein sequence MAVHHLLRRGISGGSPLHPLRGLLVSQASSAAAGDAVAELRGAREDVKQLLKEKSCHPILVRLGWHDAGTYDKNINEWPKCGGANGSLRFEIELKHSANAGLVNALKLIQAIKDKYAGVTYADLFQLASATAVEEAGGPKIPMIYGRVDVSAPEQCPPEGRLPAAGPSSPAEHLREVFYRMGLNDKEIVALSGAHTLGRSRPERSGWGKPETKYTKNGPGAPGGQSWTSQWLKFDNSYFKDVKERRDEDLLVLPTDAVLFEDSSFKIYAEKYAEDQDTFFEDYAEAHAKLSNLGSKFDPPKGVSLD from the exons ATGGCCGTTCACCACCTCCTCCGCCGCGGGATCTCTGGTGGGTCTCCCCTCCACCCTCTGCGCGGCCTCCTCGTATCGCAG gcgagctcggcggcggcgggggacgCGGTGGCCGAGCTGAGGGGCGCGCGGGAGGACGTCAAGCAGCTGCTGAAGGAGAAGTCCTGCCATCCCATCCTG GTTCGCTTGGGTTGGCATGACGCTGGTACTTATGACAAGAACATTAATGAGTGGCCCAAGTGTGGTGGAGCTAATGGTAGCTTGAGGTTTGAAATTGAGTTAAAGCATTCGGCTAATGCTG GTCTTGTGAATGCTTTGAAACTTATTCAAGCCATCAAGGACAAATATGCAGGTGTTACTTATGCGGATCTGTTTCAGCTTGCCAGTGCTACAGCCGTTGAG GAAGCTGGTGGCCCCAAAATCCCCATGATCTATGGAAGGGTTGATGTTTCTGCCCCTGAACAATGCCCACCAGAGGGGAGACTCCCTG CTGCTGGTCCGTCTTCACCTGCTGAACATTTGCGAGAAGTATTCTACAGAATGGGCCTGAATGACAAG GAAATTGTTGCATTGTCAGGAGCACACACACTTGGACGATCAAGACCAGAGCGCAGCGGCTGGGGTAAACCTGAAACAAAATACACT AAAAATGGACCTGGTGCACCTGGGGGGCAATCTTGGACATCACAGTGGCTCAAGTTTGATAACAGCTATTTCAAG GATGTCAAAGAACGACGAGACGAGGACCTCCTAGTTCTGCCTACTGATGCTGTGCTCTTTGAGGATTCATCATTCAAG ATTTATGCTGAAAAGTATGCTGAGGATCAGGATACATTTTTTGAAGACTACGCTGAAGCTCATGCTAAATTGAGCAATCTGGGGTCTAAGTTTGACCCTCCTAAG GGTGTATCACTAGACTAG
- the LOC119300763 gene encoding probable L-ascorbate peroxidase 6, chloroplastic/mitochondrial isoform X1 → MAVHHLLRRGISGGSPLHPLRGLLVSQELGRRQASSAAAGDAVAELRGAREDVKQLLKEKSCHPILVRLGWHDAGTYDKNINEWPKCGGANGSLRFEIELKHSANAGLVNALKLIQAIKDKYAGVTYADLFQLASATAVEEAGGPKIPMIYGRVDVSAPEQCPPEGRLPAAGPSSPAEHLREVFYRMGLNDKEIVALSGAHTLGRSRPERSGWGKPETKYTKNGPGAPGGQSWTSQWLKFDNSYFKDVKERRDEDLLVLPTDAVLFEDSSFKIYAEKYAEDQDTFFEDYAEAHAKLSNLGSKFDPPKGVSLD, encoded by the exons ATGGCCGTTCACCACCTCCTCCGCCGCGGGATCTCTGGTGGGTCTCCCCTCCACCCTCTGCGCGGCCTCCTCGTATCGCAG GAGCTCGGTCGGCGtcaggcgagctcggcggcggcgggggacgCGGTGGCCGAGCTGAGGGGCGCGCGGGAGGACGTCAAGCAGCTGCTGAAGGAGAAGTCCTGCCATCCCATCCTG GTTCGCTTGGGTTGGCATGACGCTGGTACTTATGACAAGAACATTAATGAGTGGCCCAAGTGTGGTGGAGCTAATGGTAGCTTGAGGTTTGAAATTGAGTTAAAGCATTCGGCTAATGCTG GTCTTGTGAATGCTTTGAAACTTATTCAAGCCATCAAGGACAAATATGCAGGTGTTACTTATGCGGATCTGTTTCAGCTTGCCAGTGCTACAGCCGTTGAG GAAGCTGGTGGCCCCAAAATCCCCATGATCTATGGAAGGGTTGATGTTTCTGCCCCTGAACAATGCCCACCAGAGGGGAGACTCCCTG CTGCTGGTCCGTCTTCACCTGCTGAACATTTGCGAGAAGTATTCTACAGAATGGGCCTGAATGACAAG GAAATTGTTGCATTGTCAGGAGCACACACACTTGGACGATCAAGACCAGAGCGCAGCGGCTGGGGTAAACCTGAAACAAAATACACT AAAAATGGACCTGGTGCACCTGGGGGGCAATCTTGGACATCACAGTGGCTCAAGTTTGATAACAGCTATTTCAAG GATGTCAAAGAACGACGAGACGAGGACCTCCTAGTTCTGCCTACTGATGCTGTGCTCTTTGAGGATTCATCATTCAAG ATTTATGCTGAAAAGTATGCTGAGGATCAGGATACATTTTTTGAAGACTACGCTGAAGCTCATGCTAAATTGAGCAATCTGGGGTCTAAGTTTGACCCTCCTAAG GGTGTATCACTAGACTAG